In a single window of the Lodderomyces elongisporus chromosome 4, complete sequence genome:
- the SUB8_1 gene encoding serine protease (MEROPS:MER0000356) codes for MLPTSAVYTTFLLFATASHALLLPGFDSLFSLINYLPFQSNNKQTYLKQDEVNYEEYKAKLISNKFKKIVPDHYIVVLKDGLSKSTLMQHTNWVSNEYATMMTAATESAGVFSNSKPQLMKALEFFQVDNFISGYMGYFTKDMIQRVMQNPDVDFVEEDSIFKVNEFDVQKNAPWGISRISRRENLTGGGGADSDSKYLFDNEGGKGVVAYVVDTGIMVEHEDFEGRAVWGEAVAFPKIKKDGNGHGTHCAGIIGSKTYGIAKSVDLVAVGVMNLLGAGSTSDILKGIEYVVNQHQNDVRTKKKGFKGSVINMSLGGGASDALDLAVNAAVRAGVHVAVAAGNDNADACDYSPAKADGPITVGASSIVDARASFSNWGTCVDIIAPGENIDSTYIWSDHTAMSGTSMAAPHVAGLLSYYLSLQPEQTSEYYTLVEPADLKKRLLKYGTKGVLTDVQGSPNILAYNGAGGNLTEFWSN; via the coding sequence ATGTTGCCAACCTCAGCCGTATATACCACATTCTTACTATTTGCTACTGCATCACATGCCTTACTTTTGCCAGGATTTGACTCGCTTTTTAGCTTGATCAATTATCTTCCCTTCCAATCgaataataaacaaacataTTTGAAACAAGATGAAGTAAATTATGAAGAATACAAGGCAAAATTAATCTCTAACAAGTTTAAGAAAATTGTCCCAGACCATTacattgttgttttgaaaGACGGCTTGTCCAAGTCAACTCTTATGCAACATACAAATTGGGTCTCGAATGAATACGCAACCATGATGACAGCTGCAACCGAGTCCGCTGGTGTATTCTCCAACTCCAAGCCTCAACTTATGAAGGCCTTGGAGTTTTTCCAAGTTGACAACTTTATTTCTGGCTACATGGGCTATTTCACAAAGGATATGATTCAACGAGTTATGCAAAACCCCGATGTGGATTTTGTCGAGGAAGATTCAATCTTCAAAGTTAATGAGTTTGACGTGCAAAAAAATGCACCTTGGGGTATTTCCAGAATCAGTCGCCGTGAAAATCTcactggtggtggtggtgctgatTCTGACCTGAAATATCTCTTTGACAATGAAGGTGGTAAAGGTGTTGTTGCTTACGTTGTTGATACCGGAATCATGGTTGAACATGAAGATTTTGAGGGAAGAGCAGTCTGGGGTGAAGCAGTTGCTTTCCCCAAAATTAAGAAAGATGGCAACGGCCATGGAACCCATTGTGCTGGTATTATTGGATCAAAAACCTATGGTATTGCCAAATCAGTCGACCTTGTTGCTGTCGGTGTAATGAATTTACTTGGCGCAGGCTCGACCTCAGATATCCTTAAAGGTATCGAGTATGTTGTTAATCAACATCAAAACGATGTtagaaccaaaaagaagggTTTCAAAGGTTCGGTTATTAATATGTCTCTTGGTGGAGGCGCTTCAGATGCTTTGGATCTTGCCGTCAATGCTGCTGTTCGTGCAGGTGTCCATGTCGCTGTTGCCGCTGGTAACGATAATGCTGATGCATGCGACTACTCTCCAGCAAAAGCCGATGGACCAATAACCGTTGGTGCAAGTAGCATTGTAGATGCAAGAGCCTCATTTTCCAATTGGGGAACTTGTGTTGATATCATTGCACCAGGTGAAAACATCGACAGTACCTATATTTGGTCTGACCATACAGCGATGTCTGGAACATCAATGGCTGCACCACATGTTGCTGGGTTGCTTTCATATTATTTGTCCTTACAACCAGAACAAACTTCAGAATATTACACCTTGGTTGAGCCTgctgatttgaaaaagagattgCTTAAGTATGGTACAAAGGGTGTTTTGACCGATGTACAAGGCTCGCCAAATATTTTGGCTTATAATGGCGCCGGCGGCAACTTGACTGAGTTCTGGTCCAACTAG